ACCGATAACATGTTCGGCGACATCATCACCGATCTTGGTGCCATGATCCAGGGCGGCATGGGCATTGCCGCCGGCGGCAACATCAATCCGGAAGGCGTCTCCATGTTCGAGCCCATTGGTGGTTCGGCGCCCAAGTACACGGGCAAGAATGTCATCAACCCCCTGGCCGCTATCGGCGCTGGGCAGATGATGCTCGATTACCTCGGGGAAACCGAGGCGGCTCAGGCCATTGAACTGGCCATCCGCAAGGTGGTGGCCGAGAAGATGAAGAGCATGTCGGCCGGTAAGATGGGTTATGGCACCAAGGAGATTGGTGACCTGGTCGCTGCGGCAGTGTGAGTGTTTAAGAAAGCTCAAAGCTGAAAGCTCAAGGCTGAAAGCTTAAGGAGATTTTATGAGTCAGGAGAGACGCTTTAACGTTGCAGTGGCTGGTGCCACCGGGGCGGTGGGCGGGGCCATGCTGGATGTTTTGGAACGGCGTAATTTTCCCTTGGGGGAGTTGAGGTTGCTGGCCTCCGAGCGCTCGGTGGGCAAGAAACTGACCTTCAAGGGTAAGGAGATTGTTGTTCAGCAGTTGACCAAGGATGCCTTTAGCGGCATTGACGTGGCCCTCTTTTCCGCCGGTGGTTCCCGTTCCCTGGAGTTTGCGCCGGCCGCCGCCCGGGCCGGCGCCGTGGTGGTCGATAACTCCAGCGCCTTTCGTATGGATGATGACATCCCCTTGGTGGTTCCCGAGGTCAATGCCCACGCCATTGCCCAATATACCAAACGGGGCATTATCGCCAACCCTAACTGCTCTACCATCCAGATGGTGGTGGCTCTGAAGCCGCTGCATGATGCCATGCCGATCGAACGCGTAGTGGTTTCGACCTATCAGGCGGTAAGTGGCGCCGGTGGCAAGGCCATGGATGAACTGGCCAAGCAGACCGGTCAGCTGATGAACGGACAGGCTGCCGAAGTCAATGTGCTGCCTGCGCGTATCGCGTTTAACGTCATTCCACATATCGATGTGTTTATGGAAGACGGTTATACCAAAGAAGAACACAAGATGATGGATGAAACGCGCAAGATCATGGAAGCGGATATTGCCGTGACCGCCACGACTGTGCGCGTGCCGGTTT
The bacterium genome window above contains:
- a CDS encoding aspartate-semialdehyde dehydrogenase, with product MSQERRFNVAVAGATGAVGGAMLDVLERRNFPLGELRLLASERSVGKKLTFKGKEIVVQQLTKDAFSGIDVALFSAGGSRSLEFAPAAARAGAVVVDNSSAFRMDDDIPLVVPEVNAHAIAQYTKRGIIANPNCSTIQMVVALKPLHDAMPIERVVVSTYQAVSGAGGKAMDELAKQTGQLMNGQAAEVNVLPARIAFNVIPHIDVFMEDGYTKEEHKMMDETRKIMEADIAVTATTVRVPVFYGHSESVNITFSGPMNAAKARELLAEAEGICVVDDPSGEDYPMPSEAAGTDPVWVGRIRDDYSCANSLHLWVVADNVRKGAALNAVQIAEILISQS